The Akkermansia muciniphila genome includes the window CCGCCGCCAGCGTTCCGGCTTCCGCATTGGTCGTTCCCGTGTAGGTGTTGGCACCGCTGAGCGTGATTTTGCCCGCTCCTTTCTGGGTGACGGTTCCCGAGCCGCTGATGGCATTGGCTACCGTTTGGTCACCGGTTACCGCATAGGTCAGGTAGGCGTTTCCGCTGCCCCCTAGCGTTACCGCTCCCGTTCCAAGTTTTCCTGCTCCCGTCAGCAGGATGGTCCCTTCCTTGATTAAGGTCTGTCCTGTGTATGTGTTGGCTTTCGTCAGTTCCAGCACTCCGTTCCCTTGCTTGGTCAGGTTGGTGCCGCCCTGTTCCGTGGCCACGACCAGGTCCAGCTTCAAATCAGACGTATTGACATCATCCAGAGAGAAGTTGCCCCGAGCAATGTCAAAGATGGCCGTTCCGCCGCGCAGAGTCAGAGCATTGATGGTTCCACTCGCGGTACCGCCTTCCGCCACGGAGAAGGAACTCATGCCGGTTGCCGACTGCTGCGTGATGATGTAGTTGGTGCCACTAAATAGATCCAAGCCGTTTTCAGCGCCGGTAAGATTTAAAATCACCCGGCTGTTGTTGAATACCATCCTCGTATTGGCCATCGTGGTATTGCCTCCGGTAATATTCCAGGTGCCGTTGTTCACGGTCAGCGTGCCGAAGTTGGTTGTGTTGTTGTAGCCGAAGGGGTCGCCCGCCGTGGTGTTCAGCGTGCCGCCGTTCACCATCAGGTTCCCGTAAAGGATGGATTCTCCTCCGCCCCCATTTTTGCCGAGGTTCAGGACTGCGCCCTCGCCCACCGTGGTCAGCGCGGTTTTCGTCTGGGCGGTGGAAACCGTCAGGGCCGTTCCGGCGCCCGTCACTTCCAGATTGATGCCGGAGCCGGTCAGCAGTTTGCCGAGCGTATTGGCCCCTCCGGAGGCAAAGGCGATTGTGCCTCCGTTGATCGTCGGCATCGTGGCTCCCAGAATATCCGCAATTCCACCCGTTACGCCTATTTCCAGCCGTCCTGTCCTGTCCACGGTCACTGTTCCGGTACCCAGGGCCATGTTCGCCTTCACGACGACGGTTCCTTCCTTGATGTTCACCGCGCCGGAATAGTCATTGTTGGCGCTGTTGAAGGTCACTTTTCCTTCCCCCAGCTTGGTCATGGCGCCGTTCCCGGAAAGCTTGCCGCCGTTGTTGGTCAGCTCCAGGTCCTGCCCGATCCCGTTGTTGAAATAAATGGCCTTGGCATTCACGTCCCCCGTCAGGGAAGCTACTCCCGTGTGCGTACCGTCGAACAGGTAGGTTGTGGTGTTGTCCACGGCGCCGATCGGGTTGCCGTCCCAGACCACCACGCCGTCCGCCATGCTGACGGAGACGGTCACCGTCTTATCCCCGGTGTTCACGTTGAAGGTTCCCTGGTACAGGCTGGCCAGCGTCCCGGTCAGGGTCATCGTCCCCGCATCCGCGAAGTTGCCTGCTGTCAGGTTGTCCCAGGAAACCAGCGTATAGGTCCCCGCAGTGATGTTCCCGTTGATGTCCAGGCTGACGCCCGCATCCGCGCCCAGGGCCAGGTTGCTCACCGTGAGCGCTGCTCCGTCAGCGCTCAGGGCGTTCCCTTCAACCGCCAGTGAAGCGGCGTTCAGCGTTCCGGTCACGTTTTGCTTCCGCAGCGCCGTCACCTTGGCGGTGGCAGCGTTCAGCGTTCCGGTCAATGCCGTATCCGCATTCAGGTACAGGTTGGCTCCGGAAAGGTTCAGCGTTCCGGAAAAGCCGGAGACATCCCCGCCCAGCGCCAGGGCTCCCGCATTGTTGCGGGTATTGACTGCCAGCGTTCCCGTTCCGCCCAGGCCGCCGAGCATCTGGAGGCTGTCCCCGCTCAAGATGGCCGCCGTTCCTGTGCCGGTCGTTTCCACGGATACCTTGCCATTGAGGTTCACGTTGACGGAGGCTCCGTTAAAGATGCTCAGCTTCGTGGCCGCATTCGTCCCTTTCAGGGTAATGTCCCCGGCCAGGGAGACTCCGCCCGTCACCGTATTGGAATTCAGGTTGCTGAACGTCACGGTGACGTCTTTTTCACTGCCGCCCAGCGTTACATTGCCCTGCCCCCACGGAGTCAGGGTCTGGCCGGAAACGATGGAAGCGCTCCCGATGTTGTACGTCAGCTTGATCAGGTTGCCGGTTCCGGCTATTTCCGTATCGCCGTCATAGGAATTTTTCACCCATCCCGTTCTAAAGCCCCAGCCGTTCGCCCCGGCATCGGAAATGATCTTGAGGCCGCCCGTTCCGGTGATCGTGGATGAAACCGCTGTGGCATCACCATAAATAGCGCCCCCGATGGAGACAAATCCACCCGCGGCATCCAGAACGATTTTCATGTCGAAATTCGCGCCATTCACATTTCCGTTCCTCAGGTGCAGCGTGGAGCCGTTGCCCATGGTGAGGGTACCCGTGCCCGTCACCTTGTTCGAAGCACCGACTACGTCCATCACGGTATTTTCCCCCAGTATAATGTTCAGGTTGGAGCTCCACGTTCCGGCGTTGTCCGCAAGCTTCACCGTGCCCTGTTCCACTACCAGCGTGCCGCTACCTGAAGCGTTGAAGGAATTAAGGCCCAGCGTCAAGGTTCCCGTTCCCGTCTTGGTGACGGTGCCGTTGATTCCCCCGTTCAAGGTGGAATCCCCCGCCCCGATGACCAGGGAACCGGAGCCGCTGTTGGTCAATTTGCCGCCATAAGTGCCTGCCGCCAGCAGCAGGCTGCCGTTGCCCGTGCGGGTAATGGTTCCGGCCCAGCCCGCCAGGGAGGCCCACGTCACGGCATTCCCGTTCGTGTCCACCAGAATGGCGTTGGAAGCCAGCGCATTCGTCTTGATCTGGCCGGAAATATCCGCCGTCATGCCCGCGCCGTACTTGAGCGCGCCTCCATTGAAAATAATATCACCAGTGCCAAGAGCGCTGGCATGCTGCATTTCCACCGTACCTCCGCCCAACAGAACCTCTCCGGAAAAACCGGAGTTGTCCGTGGCGATGGCCAGGGAGCCCGCTCCCGTTTTTTGCAGTTTGGAGCTTCCCGTCAGGGAGCCGGTTCCCGTCCACGTGTAGTTGGTTGTCTCCGCATTGATGACAATCAGCCCAGGATCAACCTGTCCGGCGATGTTCACGGTCTGCGGCGCGTTCCCGGCTACGTCACCAAAGATGACGCCGTTGCCGTTGGCAAAAACCAAGCCCGCATTCCAGGGGGAATTGCCCATTCCGCCCACCGTCCATGTATTGTCGCCGCCGCCCGTCCACGTCAGGGACGCGACCTGTTCCACGACAAACTTCAGGATATTATCCGTCGTGCTCCAGTTGCCGATGTAGTCGGTACCCAGCAGAATGGTATTGGCCAGATCCCCGGTGATGCCTCCCGTGGCATTGATCAGATTGTATGTGCCCGCGCTCCAGCTCACGCCGTCGCTGTTTTCCAGCAACAGGCTGCCGTTGACCGTCAGGGCCCCGTTCAGGGCCAGCAGGGCATTGCCGTTCACCGTCATGTGGGTGGCGTCAATCCGCACGGCCGTACCCAGATTCAGGTTGCCGGTCATGGTATTCTGCCCCGCAAGGGAGAAGATGCCGGAGGTCATGGTCAGCCCGGCATTATTGTCTACGGCGGAAACGTCCAGGCTCACGCCGGAGGCAAGGGAAAGCCCCTGGTACCCCGCGGAAATGCCGCCAATGGACGCATTCCCCGTCACGGACAGATTCTTATTGGTCCCCATTCCGGAGGCATTGCTGACAACGAGGGTGCCCCCCTTCAACTCCACGCCTCCCGTGAAGGAGGAGGAGTTGGCCAGGGTCAGCGTTCCGGAGCCATCCTTGATCAGGCGCCCGGTTCCGCGGAATACATTGTCATTACCCGTAGTCATGTTCCCTGCCCCGGTAATGGTCAGGGCGCCGTTCAGCTGGATATAATGTGAAGAATCATCCGCGGTGATCGTCATGGTGCTGGCGGCATTCACCACCTCCACGGTGCCGCCGCCTGCCGCAACCGTCAGGCCGTTCCCGAAGGTTCCGTTGGTTGCCTTGGTAATCTCCAGACGCCCGTTGTTCAAAGTCCAGTAATCCGTATTGACGGCCATGGAGCCCAGCCCCGCGCCGTCATACGTATATTCCCCCACGCGCAGTACGCCGCCGTTGGTAACGGTTACCTTGTAACGCGTATAGTTATCCCCCGCCGGACTGAGGCTGGCCCCCGGAGAGCTTAAATCCAGCGTGGCGTTGTCAATGGTCAGGGTCCTGTCGGGAGGATTGGTCTGGTTTCCGGCCTTCTCTGTCGCCGCCGTTTCAATCTTGAACACGCCGCCGCCAGTAAGGGTCAGGCTGTTGTTTCCGATGTTGAATGCTCCTTCCGCCTGGGTGACGGTCTTTCCGGCCTCAATGGTCAGTGTCAGGTTATCCGCCCCAATCGTCGTGGTCTCATTCCAGGTAACGTCCGTATCAAAAGTCTGGTTGGCCGTAATGGTGAGGGGCTCCGCATAAACGGATGCGGACAAAGCGGCGCAGCAGGCAAGAAGAGCGGACAACAATTTGAGGGGCAAATGCAGCTTCATAAAGAAAACAATTAATTATAAATATATTGAGGAAGACGTGGTCTTTTAGCAGAAATGAGACATGCTATTAGATGAATGAAATATCGGATTTGAAATCCGGTGTCAATCTGGAAGTGGGGTTTTCAAAGCTTTACCTTGTTTTCCTTTCTTCCAATTATTTTGGTTTGTCCCTCCAATCAATCCATGCAATTCAGTAATAAATCCCATTTAACGCATCGGAAAGTATATTCCCATGAATGCCTTATCTTCCTTCCCGGCTGCCGGCCGCGCAGTATCTAGGCCCCGTCCGGATTTCAAATCCGCCTTGAATCATGGATGTTTTTTCCGGCATCAGGTTCTTTCCCCCTTCCATCATCCCGGCTTTTCCAGAGGTGGCAGGGAGCTCCAACTGACTGGTCCGGACAGTTCTGCGGCAGGAGCCGCTTCCGGGGTTCCCGGAAAGCCCTCCGGCACGTTCCATGAAAAACAATATCCTTCCCATAAAAAACATGCTTCCGCCGCGGCTGTATTTTGCCGTTATTCATGGTTGCCGGGAACCGGAATGAAGGCGCCTTTCCTACTTGCCCTCCGCACCTCAAATTGCTATTATAAACAGAGCGAGTTTCCCCACCTATTTTTCTCATGGCCATCTTCGGTTCCTCCAATCTATCCGACTCCGGCGACCTGCTGATTTTCAACAAGGCTTCCCTCAAAACCCTGCTTATGCTCGAAAAGGAACTGGGCAGGGATCGCATCACCTACCTGGTGGAAGAAGGCCTGCCCCCGGACCCATCCATCGCCGCCCATCTGGAATCCACCAGGGCGGACGGCATCCTGTTCCAGGCTGGCTCCAGCGATCCCATCGCCCTGCGTGCCGCCATCATGGAACGCATTAATGCAGGGAGGCGCGTGGTTTTCCTTCCCGGCCCCGTGGCGCACATCAAAGGCTCCATCAGCCAGATTCCTCCGCGGGTGATCAAGGCCCTGGAAGCGCTCCATATTTCCCCCGTACCGGTATGCGTGGGCTTTTACACCAGCTCCGTGCTGGATGCGGAGGCGGATACGGACGTCCAGGCGGATATCCAGATACATATCCTTCCCAAGCTGGCCCCCGGCGCGGAAATGGCGGCGCGCCTGACCTCCGCCTGGCTGGAATGCTCCGCCCAGGCTTACGCCACGCTGCCCCAGCTTCACGGCTCCCTGTCCGCCCTGCTGTTCCGCAGCCTCAAGCAGCATTCGGACTGCCGGGTGATTGACGGCATTGACGATACCACGCTGACCTACGGCCAGCTACTGGCCATCTCCGTGGCCTTTGCCAAGCGGCTGAAAAAGATCACCTCCAACCGCCGGGTGGGCATCATCCTGCCGCCCGGCAAAGGCGCGGCCATTGCCAACCTGGGGTGCCTGTTCGCCGGAAAAACGCCGGTGAATTTCAATTATTCCGCCTCGGAAGGGGCCTTTGCCAGCTCCGTGAAGCAATCCGGCGTGGACTGGTTCATCACGGCTGACACCTTCATGCGCAAGCTCCAGAACTTCCCCTGGCCCCCCCAGCGGGACCTGATCTTCATGGAGCGGGAGATTCCCCTGCTCAAGGGGTCCGCCAAACGCTGGGGCCTGGCCATCAAATTCCTGACGGCGGGGTTCATGATTAAAAAGCTGGGGCTGGATGCGCCCACGGGCGCGGATGAAGCCGTGCTGATGTTCACTTCCGGCTCCTCCGGAGAACCCAAGGGCGTGCCGCTGACCCACCACAACCTGCTCTCCAACATCTCCCAGTGCTCTTCCCGCATCACCCTCGCACCGCAAAGCAGGTTCCTGGGGAGCCTGCCCGTGTTCCACTGCTTCGGCATCACCATCGGTCTGTGGTATCCCATGATCGGCGGGTACGACATGGTCACCTACCCCTCCCCGCTGGAAGCCAAGCGCCTGGGCGCCCTCATCAAGCAGTACGGCATCAGCCTGGTGGTCACCACGCCCACCTTCCTGCGCGGCTTCATGAAACGCTGCGAACCGGATACCTTCAAGACCGTGCGCTACCTGATCGTGGGCGCGGAAAAGCTGCCGGACGACCTTTCCGCCGCCTTCCGGGAAAAATTCGGCACCATTCCGTGTGAAGGCTACGGCCTGACGGAAGCCTCTCCGGTCTGTTCCGTCAATTTCATTGACCCCGCCCCGTCCAATGCCGCCGGAGACTTCATTCCCGGCATGAAGAAGGGCTCCGTAGGCGCTCTGCTCCCCGGCATAGCCATCCGCATCACCAGCCCGCACACGGGCCGCGTGGTGCCCGTCACCACGTCCGGCATGATCTGGCTGAAGGGGCCGAATATTTTCCCCGGCTACCTGGGGGGGCCTGAAGCGGACCGGGACATTTTCGTGGACGGATGGCTGAAAACCGGGGACATAGGCTCCGCGGACGAATTCGGCTTCCTGAAAATTGAAGGCCGCATTTCCCGTTTTTCCAAAATTGGCGGGGAGATGGTGCCCCATGAAGCGCTGGAGGCCGCCATCATGAACATCTGGAACCTGGACCCGGCGGACGAGGAACGGCGCATAGCCGTCGTCACCATTCCGGACCCCGTAAAGGGGGAAGCCGTGGCCCTGCTCACCACCCTGGTGACGGATTACGTGCACCAGGCGCGCACCCTGATCAGGCACGGCCTGATTGACCAGGGGCTTCCGGCCCTGTGGTGCCCCAAGGAGATCATTCCCGTGGAGCACATTCCGGTGCTGCCGTCCGGCAAGCTGGATATCAAGCAATGCAGGATGCTGGCTTATGAAGCGCTGAACATCCCCTTTGAACCGTAGTTTATGGAATTCCCGGAGGAAACGCCCGCAGCCCCCAGGCCCATCACGGTCAAACAGCTTGTTTACCGCCTGAGGGATACGGTAAGCATTGCCGTGGGCACCCAGTGGGTGGTGGGGGAACTCAGCAACGTAAAGCACCACACCAGCGGCCATGTTTACTTCACCCTGAAGGAACAGGGAGCGGAAATATTCTGCGCCTTTTTCAAGGCGGCGGCGTCCAAATGCCCCGTGCGGCTTCAGGAAGGAATGAAGGTCCATGTGCTGGGGAGCGCTACCGTGTATCCGGACAGGGGGCAGCTTCAACTGGTTATCAGGCAGGTAAAGGCGGCCGGACAGGGAGATTTGCAGGCCCGTTTTCTGGAATTGAAGGAAAAACTCCAGCGTGAGGGGCTGTTTGACGCAGAGCGTAAAAAAGGCATCCCCGCCTTCCCGCGCGCCATCGGCATCATTACCTCCCCCACCGGAGCCGTCATCCAGGATATACGCCATGTGCTGGAGCGCCGCGCCCCGTGGGTGAAGGCCTATCTGCTGCCCGTGCGCGTGCAGGGGGCCGGAGCGGAGCATGAGATAGCCGCAGCGGTCCGCGCCTGGTCCCAGGCACCCCTTAACGGCCTCCCCGCCGTGGACGTGCTTATTGTGGGCCGCGGCGGCGGCTCCATTGAAGACCTGTGGAATTTCAATGAGGAAACGGTAGCCCGGGCGATTTACGAATGCACCGTTCCCGTGATTTCCGCCGTGGGGCACGATACGGATTTCACCATTGCGGATTTTGTGGCGGACCTGCGCGCGCCCACTCCCACCGCAGCGGCGGAACTGGCTACTCCGGATGGCCCCGAATGGCTCCGGAAACTGTCCAGAATGGAGCAGGCGCTGCATGCCACCGCACGGCATTCCCTGTTGCGTTCCAAGCTGAAACTGGATGTTTACCTGCGCGGAAAGCTGCTGGATGCGGATTCCCTGCTTTCCCCCTACGCCCAGCGCCTGGACGACATGGAGGAGACCCTGCTGAATTCCTCCGCCACGCGCATCTTCCAGAACACCCTTCATATCAACCAGCTGGAACATCGGCTGCAAATGCGCCATCCGGCGCACCGCAACCGGGAACGCGTGCAGCTCCTGGACTCCCTCCAGGCGGGATTGTCCCATGCCGCCGCTGCCCGCATGGCTGAATTTGCTTCACAACTGGCTCTTCTTCAAGCAAGGGTGGATGCCCACAGCCCGGAGCAAACGCTGCGCCGGGGATATGCTCTGGTGGAGAACCGGCAAAAACAGTTGATTCGCCAAACGAGCCAGGTCCAGCCCGGAGAAAAATTGAAAGTCCGTGTCTCCGACGGTTATTTTTTTGTCAAGGATGACACATCACAATAAACTGTCCACAAGCACCTAGCATCGCATTCTTTGCACTCAATCTAACAAATTGTGTTTTTTCTGGATTTTGCAGGAAGTGAGACCTATCCTAATAGAAGCCTGTCACTGCTCCTATTACCCGGTCCCATAACTTCTGTACATATGCCTTGTAAAAACATCACCCGTTACACTTACGAAACAACAGCCTTCCAGGGCTATCGGTTGGCTATCTGTAAGAACAAGCGTTTGTTCACTCGTTATTTCTCCGATTCCCAGTACGGGGGCGCTGACGCGGCGCTTCAGGAAGCGATGAGAGTGAGAGATAACATTTTCAACCTTTTTGAGCAGGGCAACCTTACGGTTAGCCAAATTTTCGCAAAATATACAGTGCGTTCACGTCGGCAGTCCGCAGCGGACCGCCGGGAAAAGATGATCCACGGCAAGAGGACTCTTCAAAAAGCCAAAGTCCGCGGTTAGGGAAATCCATGGGGGTTGTTTCCCGGCTTCAATGCCTTTTCTGAATTATACCGGAAATATTACATCCGGTAACGTGTGGCGTATGCCTCCGTTCCGTTAGCAATACCCGTCCCTGCGCCCGGCGGGTGGACCTGCCGCAGAGAAAAAACGGAGGCGTCAGCCGCAGGAGCCTTTTCCCTTGTTCTGCGGCGGAGGAATCCGGAAATGCCTGCCGCCGGAACGTCATTACAGGGTTGGACATCTTCCGCACCACATGCCGGAATGCCCATCCTTCTCTCTGAAGATTCCCCTCCAGGGGGATATTACCTGCGGCGGCGGCGGGAGGCTGGCTTTTCCGGTTCTTCAGCCGGAGTTTCCCCTATTTTTGCCAGTACCCTGCGCGCTTCCGTGGTCCTGTTCTGCTTGAGGCACACATCCGCCCAGTTCCGGTGGATTTTATTGTAAAGCTCCTGCGACTGGATGGAGGCCAGATTGTTCTGGAGTTTGGCCAGGTCTTCCGCGTTCAGCGCGTCCCACTCTTCAACCAGCTTTCCATACTGCGCTTCCGAGAGAGCCCACTGCTCCCTGCCGGCGCTTATCTCCGCCTGAAGGTTCAGGATGACAGGCTGAAGGGCCTGGACAAACGCAGTATTTTCACGGGCCACCTTCATGGCCTGGTCCAGATATTTCATAGCCTGGTCATAATCCCGCGCCTTCAGGAAAGCCGCGGCAACGTTCACATCCTCATAAGCGCGTTTCACCAGGGCCTCCGCCTGGCCGTATTTCTCAAGCTGGGAACGCAGGGCGGCAATGTCCTGGCTCAGGCTGGAGCCGCTGAGAATGCGCGGCGCATCCACGCCCAGCGTCATGGCAGCACCTTCCGCACGGGAAAGCAGGCGGCCGGCCTCCTTTAAATCCCCCATCTGCATCCTGACCTTCGCCAGGGCCAGCATGGTTTCCGGCGTGCAGTCCATCTCCGTTTCCGCGGCCCGGAAGCAGATCAAGGCGGCTTCCAGCTGGTCTGCCATGGCTTTCAGCTCCGCCTGGGAATACTTACGGCGCGCATTAAGCGGCATATTCAGCTCATTCAGGATGATGCGTCCCATATCCGGGCTGGCGGTAAGCCGGAATTTGGTGAGCAGTTCCCGGGCGATGGCGCTCCCCGTGGTACCGGGCTGTCCCGTGGCCTTGTCCGGCAGGGTATCCTGCAGCAGAAGTATCTTCACCATGCTCTTTACATCCTCCGGATTCTTCAGCCTGCTCCTCATCACGGGAGAAACGGCCTGCTGGCACAAGGAGGAAAAACGCTCAAATTTGGCTTGGTCATACGCGTAATGGGCCAGTGGTTCCAGGCACGCCAGACGGATGGAAACCTGGTCCTCCGGCGTATTCTTCAGGATCACCTCATAAAGCTTTTCCGCCGTGGCGTCATGCTTGCGGGCGGCAAATTCCCGTGCCCAGTTCAGGCTCACGCCCAAAAGGCGTCCCCTGTCCTCAGCCGTCATGGAGGCGGAATCAGCCAGCTTCTTTTCCAGCAGGGACGCCAGCATGGGTTCAGACTCCTTCAGCATGCCGCGCCTGTCCATTTCCACCGCCAGCAGCCACGTAAAGGAATCCCTCGCTTCCGGGGAGTTCATCCATTCCACCTGCTTGTCCACGGAGGCGGCCAGCTGCGCCAGCTCCGCATCAGAGCCGTTCCAGGAGGCCAGCATGCCCTGCAGGTGCCCCATGGCCTGGGTCTGGCTGTGCACCTCATGAATGGTCGGCTTGAACCAACCTTCAATCGTGGGCCAGTACTGGATGTATCCGAACCAGAGCCCCCCCAGCACCACCAGAAAGAGAACGGGCTTCCAGTAAGACTTTTTTTTGCGTGAGGGACGGTAGGGTTTGTTGGAAAAATGGCGCTCGGAACTCATGCAGGCATTGAGCCAAAAAGACGGCACAAATCAAGCAAAATAAACACCTCCCAACGTCTTACGGGGACTAGTGAAAGCTTAACGCCGGGAAGATCTGGAGCTTCCGGACGGCCTCCGTCCCGGAGACTCCATGCGCACGCGGGGAAAGCCGGATTCCTTCCAGCAGGCATCCCCTTTCTCTTTCATGCCCAACTCATCATAGCAACGGCCCAGCTGCTTGTAATTTTCCGACCGCTGTTCCCCTTCCAGCATGGGGAGCACCGCTTCAAAGGCTTCCACGGCTTCTTTCCACTGCTCCCCGTCGCACAGGGCATATGCCTTGCATAAATAGGACTGGACCAGCAGGCTCTTGCGCTCCGGCCCTTCTCCGCATTTCAACAGGGAATCCACCGCTCCGGCATAGGCGTGCAGGGCGCTTTCCCGGTCCCCGGACATATCGCTGGCAAGGCCCAGTGAATAATAAACGCGGCCCAGGGACAGGGCGTCAGAGGAAAAATGGGATTCCCGGAGCTCAATGGCCTTTTTCAGGTTTTCCCTGGCCTTGTCCCCCTCTCCGGCATCCAGCCACGCCTTGCCCAGCCCTTCCCGGGACTGGGCGGAAATGACGGGGGAAGATGCGCTGTTGCTGATGGCTTTCTGGAAATCGGAACGGGCCTCCGGAGCGGCCTTGCGCATGATGTTGACCCACCCCCTCTGGTCATACAGCCCGGCCCAGAATGCATGGTCCGCCGGCAGCACGCCGCGGGCAGCGCCTTCCGCCTGGTAAAGATAAGCCAGTGCTTCCTCATAATTCCCCTGTTCCGTGGAAATGCGCGCCAGACCACGCAGGGCGTTGAGGCAGTCATTCAGCAGGTAGGAGGCGTTTTCCGAACCGGAAAGTCCCTTTAAAAACAATTCCCGCGCCTCCTCCTTCCTGCCGGCTTCCAGCATGGCCTCTCCCATGCTGATGCTCGCCAGGGCCAGGTCGCCGGTCGTCTTGTCCGGCTGGGGGCACAGGGCCAGGGCTTTCTTGAAATATGCGCGCGATTCCGGAATGCGCCCCGTGGTGCGGGCCAGCCTGCCCTGGGCGGCCAGAAGCCTGGACCTGACCGGAAGAGCGTCCGGCCCCAGATGGGCGGCGGCATCCACGGCGCGCTGCAGCAGGGTGTTCGCCTCATCATTCCTGTTAAGCATCTGGTCAATGGAACTCATGGTCTGGAGGGCCTTCACCAGTTCCGCGGCCATTCCCTCCTTTTCATACCCCTCCACAGCCGTTTTCAAATAATCATAGGCCGGAGAATACCGGTGCACTGACAGAAGGGCCTGCGCCACGGCATCCGCACGGGGCGCCCATGTCCGGTAGCGCCCCGCGGCGTATCCGGTGTCAATCAATTCCCTGGCCGTAGGCAGCGCGCGGTCCACGCCGTCCCGGCCGATCAGTTCACGGGTGAGGCCCCAGGCCGTCTCCGTGCGCAATTCCGGATCCCTGATCCACGCCAGACGTTCATCCCGGTTGTCCAGAATGCCCGCCAGGCTTTCACGGGAAGCAAACACGTCCGCCATGAAGCGGGATAAATTCTGCATGGCCTTTTCATCACTCTTCTGCACCACCACCAGCGGGGTGGTCAGCATTCCTTCATCATGGCCGATGCGGTACGCCATGTGGTACGTCAGGAACTCCAGCAGCATCACGAGCACGCACAAACAGAGGGCAATCAGCCACTTGGTGCGCGGAGACAGGGGTTTCAAAGGAGAAGAGGCCTGCATAACAAGTGCATAACGTTACCGGGAGCGCTCTGAATTTCAAGCTTTTTGCATGGAAGGAACTCCCGCGCCCTTCATGAAGGCAGCAGGAAAACCGCCGTCAACCGTTTCCCTGTCAGCCATCGGGAACAAGCGGGGCAGCCGCTCCCCGGGCCCCTCTTCCGGGAAACGCCGCGGCAATTCCCGTCAGCCATTCCTGCGCTTCCGTTCGGACGCCTGGTACAACTGCCAGGCATTCCATAAATTATGCCACAGCACGTAAAACGTGGGGCCCAGCGCGGCAATGGGGCTGGCATACGTCAGCGCCAGATAGATGGACAGCGTGGTGTTCTTCTGCCCCAGGGCCTGGCTGCCCTCCGCGGCGCGC containing:
- a CDS encoding tetratricopeptide repeat protein, with translation MQASSPLKPLSPRTKWLIALCLCVLVMLLEFLTYHMAYRIGHDEGMLTTPLVVVQKSDEKAMQNLSRFMADVFASRESLAGILDNRDERLAWIRDPELRTETAWGLTRELIGRDGVDRALPTARELIDTGYAAGRYRTWAPRADAVAQALLSVHRYSPAYDYLKTAVEGYEKEGMAAELVKALQTMSSIDQMLNRNDEANTLLQRAVDAAAHLGPDALPVRSRLLAAQGRLARTTGRIPESRAYFKKALALCPQPDKTTGDLALASISMGEAMLEAGRKEEARELFLKGLSGSENASYLLNDCLNALRGLARISTEQGNYEEALAYLYQAEGAARGVLPADHAFWAGLYDQRGWVNIMRKAAPEARSDFQKAISNSASSPVISAQSREGLGKAWLDAGEGDKARENLKKAIELRESHFSSDALSLGRVYYSLGLASDMSGDRESALHAYAGAVDSLLKCGEGPERKSLLVQSYLCKAYALCDGEQWKEAVEAFEAVLPMLEGEQRSENYKQLGRCYDELGMKEKGDACWKESGFPRVRMESPGRRPSGSSRSSRR
- a CDS encoding AMP-binding protein gives rise to the protein MAIFGSSNLSDSGDLLIFNKASLKTLLMLEKELGRDRITYLVEEGLPPDPSIAAHLESTRADGILFQAGSSDPIALRAAIMERINAGRRVVFLPGPVAHIKGSISQIPPRVIKALEALHISPVPVCVGFYTSSVLDAEADTDVQADIQIHILPKLAPGAEMAARLTSAWLECSAQAYATLPQLHGSLSALLFRSLKQHSDCRVIDGIDDTTLTYGQLLAISVAFAKRLKKITSNRRVGIILPPGKGAAIANLGCLFAGKTPVNFNYSASEGAFASSVKQSGVDWFITADTFMRKLQNFPWPPQRDLIFMEREIPLLKGSAKRWGLAIKFLTAGFMIKKLGLDAPTGADEAVLMFTSGSSGEPKGVPLTHHNLLSNISQCSSRITLAPQSRFLGSLPVFHCFGITIGLWYPMIGGYDMVTYPSPLEAKRLGALIKQYGISLVVTTPTFLRGFMKRCEPDTFKTVRYLIVGAEKLPDDLSAAFREKFGTIPCEGYGLTEASPVCSVNFIDPAPSNAAGDFIPGMKKGSVGALLPGIAIRITSPHTGRVVPVTTSGMIWLKGPNIFPGYLGGPEADRDIFVDGWLKTGDIGSADEFGFLKIEGRISRFSKIGGEMVPHEALEAAIMNIWNLDPADEERRIAVVTIPDPVKGEAVALLTTLVTDYVHQARTLIRHGLIDQGLPALWCPKEIIPVEHIPVLPSGKLDIKQCRMLAYEALNIPFEP
- the xseA gene encoding exodeoxyribonuclease VII large subunit, with the protein product MEFPEETPAAPRPITVKQLVYRLRDTVSIAVGTQWVVGELSNVKHHTSGHVYFTLKEQGAEIFCAFFKAAASKCPVRLQEGMKVHVLGSATVYPDRGQLQLVIRQVKAAGQGDLQARFLELKEKLQREGLFDAERKKGIPAFPRAIGIITSPTGAVIQDIRHVLERRAPWVKAYLLPVRVQGAGAEHEIAAAVRAWSQAPLNGLPAVDVLIVGRGGGSIEDLWNFNEETVARAIYECTVPVISAVGHDTDFTIADFVADLRAPTPTAAAELATPDGPEWLRKLSRMEQALHATARHSLLRSKLKLDVYLRGKLLDADSLLSPYAQRLDDMEETLLNSSATRIFQNTLHINQLEHRLQMRHPAHRNRERVQLLDSLQAGLSHAAAARMAEFASQLALLQARVDAHSPEQTLRRGYALVENRQKQLIRQTSQVQPGEKLKVRVSDGYFFVKDDTSQ